The following nucleotide sequence is from Archocentrus centrarchus isolate MPI-CPG fArcCen1 chromosome 6, fArcCen1, whole genome shotgun sequence.
TCGATCTTACGAAGCTTAAAGCTGATCAAACTGCACCCACGCCCTTTCATTTGGGACTGCCCTGGAGCAGGTAATTTTTGGAAACCGGCACCTTTCAGCATTTTCTCTAACCTCTGACACATCTGCTTTAAGAAGCGGCTAACGGTTCATATTATATCTGACCTAGTGTTTCACTGGAAACCAAAGTCCTCTCAAAGCAAAACCGCTCCACGAATCACAGCAGCTGCTTAGAGAAAAACATGCAGGTCCAACTCATCACACAGGAGGAAACCTCCAGCTTCATCCATCATTTAACACATACTTCCTGCTGGCCTTTGACATCCCGCTGCCACCGGCCTCTTCATCGTCCTCCACCTCCTGCGGTCGCTggttctccttctctttctccatcttcCTGGGGGGCCCCCCGAAGAAGTCCCCTATGCCCTTCTGCCAGGTCGGGGTGGGACGAGGACACACGGGGTTCCCACCGGCGTACTTGCTCTTTGCTGCAAAGCACAACAACACATGAGCTTCAGTCATCacgccactgtgtgtgtgtgtgtgtgtgtgtgtgtgtaaactgtgTGCGCATTTGATGGAGGTTGAACTGAGACTGACCAGGTGTGGAGGACTGGCTGCTGGAGGAGGTGTTGGCTGAACTGGCGCCCAGAGACTTCCGGGGTGCAGAAGCTGCAACAgctaagataaaaataaataatgaaatcacCCGATTATAAAGCATGCATCACAGGATGAGAGATCCCAGCAGCAAAGCAGTAAGACCTCACTGAGGAGCTGGGCTGagcaaaatgaaagcaaaaaagcattaaagtttgaAAGTTAAATGAAAGCTCAAAGGAAgctttttaaagccttaaatatCTGCAGGCTTAATGAGTGCCTGGTATTTAAAACGGACCTTTAAGGAAGGAGAGCAGGTTTTAAACGTTTTAGTTTTATCCGTTTTAGCGCTGAAAGGCAGGTGGAATGTAAGCCGAATTTAACAGAAGCGGTCACGGGTCCATAAACATTCATTCATGAAATCCTGTAACATGTGTGGCttccaagacaaacaaaaaaagcatgaatTATAGAATATGTGAATGGGCTTTGGTAAGCGGACAAAGACGCACCGCGGCGCTCAAAACTGGCGCCAGTTTGCAGTAAACGTCGTACTAACCTTAGGAAAGGCTAAGTCAAGTTAACACCTCGTTATTCGGATCAGAACATTAAGCTATAACTTTTGTTTCTGATGCTAAAACGTCCACAAAGCGTTTTAATTTAAATCTCTTCGGCTCTCCCGGAGAATCCGAGAGGGCAGCTGACCAACCTCCGTGTTGGCGGGAGGCTGTTTTTAGGAAGCCCCGCAGTGGCTTTAACACCATAACATGCTCCGATTACAGCTTATATCTTTCATGTTATTCTAAAACATAAATGAAGCAAATTGATAGTCTTCGGTGAAACCTTTGGATCCCTTTGCCCGCTTTGCTCGGATCCGCGCTCTGCCCGCCAGACCACATTAAAAAACAGACGCATTCTTGCACAAACCAGCTGTGAAAGCCTGAATTCggattaaatatctgcagattCTCACGTACCTTTTCTGTACGATGCAGGCACACTATCGGCTTTTGTCCTCACCATGTTGGCAGCAAGCTTCGCGGTGAGCTGCAGTTTCTGCCTCAGACCCTCAGAGCCAGTGAGCAGCGCGGTGTCCCGCCTCGGTTTAAAACCGGCAGGCGGGCGGGGCGGGACACTTCTTCTATGGTGATGTCCTCCGCGAGCACCGAGAACTCATGTCTGCCCCCGAGCGGTGAATGCGTGTAATTATCACCACTTTATTGATTCCACTGGAAGTTAATTTCTGCCACCGAAAaaacttttttcctccattccaTAACCGAAAATTATCTACAAACTTGAAGTTAAGTATCTCAACATTTGGACTTATTAATTCAAAATTCTGAGAACATAActataaactgaaaaaacaacttgaaattttgagctCAGTCCAAACTTGATAATAACCTGAAATTTTACGaatggaacccccccccccagtggcagaaacaaccTCCCATAAAAAGTGCTATAAGCAGTATAAACTACTATAATCATGTGGTAAAAATACTGCAGAAATCTCTGAAATGCACCAGACcatttttctttggtttgttttatatattttatcctTAACTGATGCTCTCATTCTGTTCTTCTCTGTacctgagctgctgtaatttcCACATTTCcctgtcgtgggatcattaaagttttatcttatcttaaagttTTATCTACATCCTATAAAGTCAGTTTATTGTAATATAGGTGGCTGTTGTTTtgcttaaaataaattaatgcctGTGAcagatacatttatttttactttactctTTTTTagcttgattttcttttctgatgTAGCCTCTTTCTGATTGTATTTTTTCCAAActtctttcttttgtgtagttttTACCTTATtgagggatttttttgtttttttggtcacGTTGTATTTTATTTGAGCCACTGCTGTGTTTACAAAATATATTATGATGATGTCAGTAATTCGATACCAAATACTTTAAGGAGttcatgaaaatactgcagttttgttGTAGAAATGCTTCAGTAACCTGTTgaatactgtttgtttttgttggatcggagatatttttcttcatattcagtttttatttaaataaaatattaaccaATATGTACTATTCTGTCTTGAACGTTtcgttttgctgtaatatttcaGTATATTTGAGTATATTTAATATTTGagtaataaaactttatttataacgCTGTTACGGTTACAAACGCGTGTATGCTTTTTGTCCCTCCTGCTGCTCCGTAGTGGCGGTTCCTCGGCTGCAGGCGCTTCAAAACAAACTCGGAGTCCGTTTCTCGGTGATTAAAAATTCTTTCGGGGTACGTATGAAGCACATTACAGCAGCCGGTCAGTCCGGTGAGAGTTTCGGAGGTTTCCGCTCGTTTCGCGGCCGTTTGTTAACTTTAAAGCCGCGGATCTGTTAGCCCGTTAGCATGAGCCACGGGTTCGGTTTAACGGAACAAACTCGGTAAAGTTTCTGTTTCCGGTCCAAACACGGTCCGCCGGGGCTGCCGGGTCCTCCCGGCCGGCGGTCCCGGTTCTGTCGGTCCATCTGTCAGCGGGAAAAACTTGAACAGATCCAGAAAAACTACAAATAACTGATGGAAGGTTTCAGAGAAATCCCGCATTACTGTGTACTTTTACTGCCATATCTCTGCAGTATTTATGCCTATTACTTATAGTTACTCATTTTTACTTTACATTCATATAACACTTTTCAAAACAaagttttgggaaaaaaaatagaaattaaccctaacccttaaaTTAGAAAACTTAGAAATTACTTCAGTTGAATTAAAGGCAGTTTTCAAGTCAGTGGAAACGagtacacagacacatataCGAGTACACACATTAAAGAAATCAGGGGAAAAGCCAAACGGCACAAACAGGCTTTGGGTCACAGAGTCGGTCCTCCTCAGATTCTCAGGCAGGGATTTGAACTGCGGCGGCTCGACTGTCTGTGGGACCACCGCTGGAAGCTCTGAGGCAGAGGAAGCAGGAGGCCGACCCTGTAGGGCTTTAAAAAACAGCAAGAAGATCCTAAAACTAACAGGCGGCCAGCGAAGGGCTGCAAGGAGGCGTGTTTGCAGCAGCACTTTGCAGACAGCAGTGAAAAATCTGTCTCTGTTtgatgcatcattttttttctgcacaaaatGGACTCAGCCTGCCTGCTTCAGTCAGACGTGATCAGAGGAGCAGCTGATAGAGATCTGTAAAGAACATGAAATTAGAACAGCAGCTAATGCACTGATTTGTTCGTTTTTCTTCTCCAGGTGTTGCCATGGAGGAGGTGACACGTCTGGTGTCGACCGGAGACTGCGTGAAGATCTGGGATGCGGTTTCCATGGCACCGCTGGAGCAGTTTAACCCACACAGCACCAGCCACCCGGTCGCTCAGGCCTGCTGGAGCTCCAACAGTATCCTGCTGTCAGGGTGGTAGCATCAAGTCTGAGCTCAGTAAACGctttctgatgagtttatgatCTCAGTCGCTGGTTTTTATTTCTCATGTACAAGTAATCACgagagccaaaagctcaggtttCAGTCAGGATGACCTGGTGTAACCATCTCAGACGCACTGAAGCCTCAGGTGCTACTGTTTACGAGgggtagccaatcagaaaaaattggtttaaaggGGAGAAACTAAAGCAGCTTCTGTCAGACAGGATGAACCGagaggctgcaccaaggcccagtgtaggataaagaaggattattttaaactgtgaatcatgcaaagctgctcagaTAGAGgccaagaataaaaaatatggagctgatcGTGTAAAGAACAGGTCACCTTTAAATCTGTGATTCAGCCTTGACCAGTTCTCCCAGACCAGTACCTGGTCAGCGCCAGCAGCAGCGGGGACAAACTGGTGGTTTCCAGCCTGAAGTCGACTCCTGTTCCAGTGGTGGAGCTGGCTGACGGGGTGAGTCCCAGCTCTGCTTGTTTTTATGGCTGTTCTGGAGGGTACACTGCCTCCTGTGTGGCTTTAAAAGGTCTTAAATATGCTGACACTTGATGAAGACCCCCTCCAGCACAGAGCCACAGACGTCACTGTTTGTTTCTGGGTCCAAGTTCTGCTTCAGTTCCCAAAACCAAACCAACACTGAGATTTAAAGACTCTGCAAAACGACCAGCGTGGCTCTTTGGTGTTATAATGAAGTTTAACATCCAGGCGTTTGGGAAAAAGAGACCATAACTAAAGGTTTTACTTATGGAGTGTTGTATTAAAAAGCTGACTGTTAAGTGTCACATTAAGAAGTTCTTCTCTCTTAagtgggaaaaacaaacatgcagtcTGAACACTAACGAtagtgtttgtatgtgtgtgtgtgtgcagaaaacgCAGACCCGAGTGTGTCTGAGCTCATCGTCTCAGTTTGTGGTCAGCGGCGGCCTCGATCACTGCGTACACATCTGGGACCTGAAGACCAAGAGACTGCACCGCTCTCTCAAGGCAGGAGCTCACAGGACACGACCTCCGAAACGCCGGCTGAGTTACAGGTTAGAGGAAACACAGTGGAGTAAAAATGGCTTTCTTTTGTCTCTCAGGACCATAAGGAAGAGGTGACCTGCGTGTCCTTTAATGCCAACGACAGCTACATCGCGTCCGGCTCCACCAGCGGTGACCTGGTCCTCCACAGCCTGACCACCAACCTGTCCAGCAGACCTTTCGGTCACGGCAGCAACCAGGTCAGACTTGTGCTTCTATGTTGTTTGTGTGGTTAAAGATTTCCTTTAAAGGTTGTGTATGTGCTGCTGCTCAGGTGAGTCACACAGGTATGTGGGTAATATGAGtgtgtagtgaaggaggacgtgcagaTGATCCGCTGCAGTGGcccttaaagggagcagctgaaagaaggttTTAGATTAGTTTCCTTAATTAACTTTTTATGATTGCTAtattagtttctttgtttttgaggGCTGACATGTTGGACTTGAGATTATaatgggcattttttttctttcttttaaacaaaaagcaagaaagaaatcAGTCCACAGGCACTTAGAGGCAACCTGAGAGTGGAGGGTGgtctgtttttaaattatgcttTAGTCTGTTCATACACTGACAATAAAAAGTGTTTGATACACGAACAAGTTTGCATAGAGTGCGTTAAAGACTATCTTGTGGCGTCATAATCTGTTGCTCTTCAGCCCATCCACGACCTGAGGCTGTCCACGGTGAAGCGCTCCTTGCTGGGCAGTGTGTCTGACAGCGGGACGGTGGTGCTGTGGGACTCCAACACGCAGAAGGAGCTGCACGTGTTTGACAGCACCCACAAGGCCCCAGGCTCCGGCCTGGCCTTCTCCCCCACCAGCGACCTGCTGGTGGTCAGCGTCGGCCTGGACAAGAAGATCGTCTGCTACGACACCGCGAGCAAGATGTGAGTCTGATGATCACTCAGTTCTGACAGGAACAGTCAGTTCCTGCTCCACAGGGGGCGCTCTCAGCGCACGCTCATGCTGTATAAAGCTCCTTGGGTGCTCAAATacaaaagcgctatgtaagatcAGTGCAGTTACATTTAGCATCTGCAGCTCGTCCAGAATGAGTCGAGCTCTGTGGAGGTTTAGAAGAGGTCAGAATCTTGCTTTATACGGGATTCCTTAATAAAAGGCAGAATCTTAACCCTACATGGTTTGTTTTACCTTTTGATACCTTTTACCCAATTTGGCCTGAAAAGACTCGTGATTGGCCAGTTTCTCATTGTGAGCTAGATTATCTCAAACGGAGCTCAGGGGAGGCACAGGAGTCCCTCACGTACGAGATGCTGTGATGCCAAAAGCatcagtgtctgcagtgatgatcAGCTGTAGCATTTATTTAATACACacagttttagatttttttaaatggtaaatggacctgttcttatatagcgctttcgtactcagtatgagcactcaaagcgcttatacaacctgtttgcattcacccatgcactcccattcatacaagcacttccattttactaagctaagtgcttttaattaactaacattcacacacattcatactccgacagaacggtcggagagcaacttggggttaagtatcttgcccaaggatacattggcatgtagcctggagtagccaggattcgaaccgctgaccttccgatcagtaggtgacctgctctacctactgagctacagaaTCAAACAGAAACCTCGCAGAGAGAAATGGAGTCCAGTGTTAAAAGTATTTCACCCGCCTTCCTTTCAGAACATGAGAATGAAAAAGACTTAAGTCGACTAAAATGAGCCTAacaaaatgttgttttattatatttaattaaaaaatgtctgtgtagcAGTCCAAAAGCAGAGCGACTGATTCTCAGCTTTGGTCTTTGCACCACCTGTTTGTGTTTAATGACACGCTCGTGCACGCCTCCAGCGTCCTGAGGTCGATCCGTGTGGACAGCCCTCTGACCGCAGTGGACTTCACTCTGGACGGTACTGGTCTGGTGGTCGGGTCCACTCACGGGAAGATCTACCATTATGACCTGAGGAACTCCAGCGCCCCCACCAGGATCACTGTGGCACATAAAACCTCAGTGACCTGCCTGCGCTTCCAGAGCAACACCAGCAGACACAAGGTACCAACGGACTGAgcccggggggtggggggctcacAGATCAAAGATGTGAATAATATGACAAACAGTGATATTCATCACCTACAGactcattttctctgtttctctctacTGTCTCAGTCCAGTAAATTGAGCTCCACAAAGACTTCCAGCTCTAAGAGATCTTCCACCAAGCTGCCCAGCAGCCAACCTGATCCCACCCCCAGCACAGGCCCCGCCCCCCACAGACCAGTGACAAACACAGGTCGGTTTCATCCAGTGGGTCACTGTGAAcgtgtgtgtataaatataaatatgtactGACAAATAAGCCAACTGTGAGCTTTAAGGACCAATCGGGGTCGTCCTGTATGCAGCCTGATTACGGTAAGACCATAATTACTGTTTGCCCAGCAGGAGGCGCTGCTGTGGAGTTGATGTGTCGGGAGGCTGAAGGTCAGCAGGGGTCGGAGCAGCCTCCTGCGGTGGAGAAGTTCAGCAGCATTGGACGAAACAGTCTGGACATCTTCTCACCCACTCGCGAAGGTCAGCGGtggcctctgattggctgaaatcCAATGTCACTTTCACTGACCTCTCCTTGTTTTTGTAAATCATAGCATCCTCTAAATGAATCTGGTTTAGTCGGGACTCACAGCTCTCCTGTAACCTTCTTCCAGACCCCGTGACCCACCGGACCGCCGCGGACACCCCGTTTGGACGAGGACACGGTATGACAGGAAGTCAGTAGAGACGTTTGGAGCGACACTGCTGCCGGACTAACCCAGAcgctgtgtttctgtttccataGTTACCAGTTTGGAGGTGATGTCCAGAGACGGGGAGGGTCAACAGCTGACGGGCCGGGCCAGCCTGGACATCTTCTCTCCTGTCAGAGAAGGTCAGAGTTCACATAAGTGCAGCGCCCaattaaaacacacataaaGGTCCCCGTGAGACCCACAGTCGTTTATGTTCTCTGCTCGTGAGTGATCGTGCTGAAGTCTCAGGCAATCAAACTCGTTTTTAGGACTAAAATGGCAGCTTTAAgcagccactgtgatgtcactctGAGGTAACCTGGAGCTTAAAGAACGCAAATGTCTGCTCTGTGCTTCAGAATCTCACGCAGGTCCCAGCTCTCACAGGAAGACCCCCCTGGGAACGCCGCTGGCAGCCTCGGCAGGGCGGTGTTACAGCCCTCTGTCCATCTTCCAGACTCCCCCGGCCATCAAAGAGGAGGAGCCAAACACCGCTATGGCTGCCGAACCGTGTGACTCCAGAAAGGTGATGAAACTTTAACCTCTGACCTGTGCAGTCAGCACTGCAGGACCACCTAACTTTGAATTTGATCTACCTCAGCAGTCTGACAAGGCcagctgttccagtctggagacACAGAGTCAGGCCACACCCCCCGCATCACAGCAGGCCACTCAGAGTCAGCTGGCCCCGCCCTTCTTCACGCCAGAGCCCAGCCTTCGGAGAGCCAATGGGGTTCAGGCTCAGCTGAGCTACGATTCACCTGTCCACGGAGCTCCACCCACCACCTCTGCAGCAACAGGTGAGTGAGGCTTCAGCAGTGCTGAGGGTGAGGGTTTAAATCCCGCCAAGGTCAGGTGTCACATCTGTGGTTAGTTCAGTGTCTGTGGGACAGTCCAGAATCTGTAGGAATAGGTTTGTGGACtaaatgttagattcaactcattgtgcgcacgaggcacacaacgaaatgattgttccagatcactcatcggcctctttcccaccaacagggggagccggtgccttaatttgaaccgttaggcgggttttccaccgccgaaacacacggtgctcggccgaaaaacgggttcaattccggccccgcaagctagctggtctcgaaccacgaacgcatgacgaaagcagcagagggccgtgactctgccgtctcaacatcaagttttctaccatattacatgtgtattacatgagaaaagcgaagcgattttcacggctgtgaattaggttgggctctaaagctgaacttgctgctttgtatcagttcatatcacagataaaaggacacaaagtgcgtacttgtcgtcttgctctaatcgctgtctgtgtttccctctgtgctgcacacagatgctgcagtagtttggtttggaccgcaAAACTAAATGCTGAGTTCAGGGTCAGATGCGTCTGTCGGAGAACCTGATGTTTCCTCTTCCTGCAGGTCCGGCTCTGTCGGCAGCCATTTCCTCGTCTCTCTCCCAGAATATTGCGGATGTGGTCGGACAGGCCGGAGCTGCTCCTCTCACCTCTCTGCAGATCCACTTCATCCAGAACATGATCCATGAAACTCTGGAGGAGTTCAGGTCAGTGCCTCTGACCTCTGATTTTGCCTTTTTAGGGAACTATTTTCAGTGGTGGATTGATCCAAATTTGGtggtgtttttgagtttttatagTGGCATATACatgcttctcttcctcctcaggaACGCCTGTCACAAAGACATCATCAACCTGCAGGTGGAGATGATCCGACAGTTTTACATCCAGCTGGTATGAAAGAAGTCTCCGTGTTTTCTTCTGAtggtttatttgtgtttctcaGCCTGTCCTGCCGTGTTAGAGGGTAAATGATGGTGAGACAGCTTTCCTTTGTGCCTCGGTGTTTGTTTCAGACTGAGATCCACAGTCTGATAGAGAAATACTCCGTCAACGAGTCTCTGGTGGAGGAGATCGAGAAGCTGAGGGAGGAGAACCGCCGCCTGAGGTCCAACTACTGACCGTCTGTAGCCTCAGCTGAGCCTCCGCCTCCCACGCTGCAGGAGGCAGCTGCTGTCTTGATGTGAGTCAGATGGTCGAACCTGAGCTCACCTGcatggcctgtgtgtgtgtgtgtgtgtgtgtgtgtgtgtgtgtgtgtgtgtgtgtgtgcgtgtgcgtgtgcgtgtgtgtgcgcgcgtgtgcgtgcgcgcgtgtgtgtgtgtggactgaaCATTTCTGTAAGTTTGTGTTGTTGTAATTTAATGAAAGCCGGTCGGTTCACATGTGCCTGCATCATGTTTTAATAAGAAACTTTTGTGTAAAGAagattaaaaagtttaaaaccaGTGAAGAAAAgactcgtgtgtgtgttttaatgtagaCAACAAAAACCTTCTAAAATCTGCTCTGGTGTCTTCTGTTTATCACAGTTTTAATAATCAGTAAGTCGGATGCTTTTTGCACTTTCGGCCATCGGCacacagtgccccccccccccccccccccccccccaaaagagcTGATAATTCCTCTCTTAGTGTTTGAATGTTTCTAAAAATGAATCTAAAATGTACAAACTCAAAGATTTCTGAGGCTTCACAGCGATGTTTCACCTGTGTACAAGTAAACCAtgatgtcactttctgtgaccTTGTATGAACTTTCtcatgaa
It contains:
- the pclaf gene encoding PCNA-associated factor, encoding MVRTKADSVPASYRKAVAASAPRKSLGASSANTSSSSQSSTPAKSKYAGGNPVCPRPTPTWQKGIGDFFGGPPRKMEKEKENQRPQEVEDDEEAGGSGMSKASRKARPLPAEDEEDD
- the nedd1 gene encoding protein NEDD1 isoform X1 → MEEVTRLVSTGDCVKIWDAVSMAPLEQFNPHSTSHPVAQACWSSNNQYLVSASSSGDKLVVSSLKSTPVPVVELADGKTQTRVCLSSSSQFVVSGGLDHCVHIWDLKTKRLHRSLKDHKEEVTCVSFNANDSYIASGSTSGDLVLHSLTTNLSSRPFGHGSNQPIHDLRLSTVKRSLLGSVSDSGTVVLWDSNTQKELHVFDSTHKAPGSGLAFSPTSDLLVVSVGLDKKIVCYDTASKIVLRSIRVDSPLTAVDFTLDGTGLVVGSTHGKIYHYDLRNSSAPTRITVAHKTSVTCLRFQSNTSRHKSSKLSSTKTSSSKRSSTKLPSSQPDPTPSTGPAPHRPVTNTGGAAVELMCREAEGQQGSEQPPAVEKFSSIGRNSLDIFSPTREDPVTHRTAADTPFGRGHVTSLEVMSRDGEGQQLTGRASLDIFSPVREESHAGPSSHRKTPLGTPLAASAGRCYSPLSIFQTPPAIKEEEPNTAMAAEPCDSRKQSDKASCSSLETQSQATPPASQQATQSQLAPPFFTPEPSLRRANGVQAQLSYDSPVHGAPPTTSAATGPALSAAISSSLSQNIADVVGQAGAAPLTSLQIHFIQNMIHETLEEFRNACHKDIINLQVEMIRQFYIQLTEIHSLIEKYSVNESLVEEIEKLREENRRLRSNY
- the nedd1 gene encoding protein NEDD1 isoform X2 yields the protein MEEVTRLVSTGDCVKIWDAVSMAPLEQFNPHSTSHPVAQACWSSNNQYLVSASSSGDKLVVSSLKSTPVPVVELADGKTQTRVCLSSSSQFVVSGGLDHCVHIWDLKTKRLHRSLKDHKEEVTCVSFNANDSYIASGSTSGDLVLHSLTTNLSSRPFGHGSNQPIHDLRLSTVKRSLLGSVSDSGTVVLWDSNTQKELHVFDSTHKAPGSGLAFSPTSDLLVVSVGLDKKIVCYDTASKIVLRSIRVDSPLTAVDFTLDGTGLVVGSTHGKIYHYDLRNSSAPTRITVAHKTSVTCLRFQSNTSRHKSSKLSSTKTSSSKRSSTKLPSSQPDPTPSTGPAPHRPVTNTGGAAVELMCREAEGQQGSEQPPAVEKFSSIGRNSLDIFSPTREDPVTHRTAADTPFGRGHVTSLEVMSRDGEGQQLTGRASLDIFSPVREESHAGPSSHRKTPLGTPLAASAGRCYSPLSIFQTPPAIKEEEPNTAMAAEPCDSRKSDKASCSSLETQSQATPPASQQATQSQLAPPFFTPEPSLRRANGVQAQLSYDSPVHGAPPTTSAATGPALSAAISSSLSQNIADVVGQAGAAPLTSLQIHFIQNMIHETLEEFRNACHKDIINLQVEMIRQFYIQLTEIHSLIEKYSVNESLVEEIEKLREENRRLRSNY